A region from the Diorhabda sublineata isolate icDioSubl1.1 chromosome X, icDioSubl1.1, whole genome shotgun sequence genome encodes:
- the LOC130450845 gene encoding uncharacterized protein LOC130450845 isoform X2 encodes MQEKGRISVKEKLALALRFMAPEETCFAIIRISQIVKEVLKHLKTVLVPIFMPIPKESDFRLISEGFWDKWQFPNCTGAIDGKHVRIRAPENNHNYKFIAVDVGPYSKEGDSGILQKSTMEKQIMKNEFNFPEPKNLPNSNIILPHFLDGDEILFHYGEQEGFRTATDLILE; translated from the exons atgcaaGAAAAGGGAAGAATATCAGTGAAAGAAAAATTAGCACTAGCTTTAAG attcaTGGCACCTGAAGAAACATGCTTCGCTATCATTCGAATTTCACAAATAGTCAAAGAGGTGTTAAAACATTTAAAGACTGTTTTGGTGCCAATTTTTATGCCTATTCCAAAAGAAAGTGATTTTAGGCTTATATCTGAAGGATTTTGGGACAAATGGCAATTCCCCAATTGCACAGGTGCTATTGATGGGAAGCACGTAAGAATAAGAGCCCCTGAAAATA ATCATAATTACAAGTTCATTGCAGTAGATGTTGGCCCTTATAGCAAAGAAGGAGATAGTGGAATATTACAAAAGTCTACAATGGAAAAACAAATCATGAAAAACGAATTTAATTTTCCAGAACCAAAAAATCTACCAAATTCGAACATAATATTACCCCATTTTTTAGATGgagatgaaattttgtttcattacgGGGAACAGGAGGGTTTTCGAACAGCAACAGACTTGATATTAGAGTAA
- the LOC130450845 gene encoding uncharacterized protein LOC130450845 isoform X1: MQEKGRISVKEKLALALRFMAPEETCFAIIRISQIVKEVLKHLKTVLVPIFMPIPKESDFRLISEGFWDKWQFPNCTGAIDGKHVRIRAPENSGSLYFNYKEYYSIVLLAIVDHNYKFIAVDVGPYSKEGDSGILQKSTMEKQIMKNEFNFPEPKNLPNSNIILPHFLDGDEILFHYGEQEGFRTATDLILE; encoded by the exons atgcaaGAAAAGGGAAGAATATCAGTGAAAGAAAAATTAGCACTAGCTTTAAG attcaTGGCACCTGAAGAAACATGCTTCGCTATCATTCGAATTTCACAAATAGTCAAAGAGGTGTTAAAACATTTAAAGACTGTTTTGGTGCCAATTTTTATGCCTATTCCAAAAGAAAGTGATTTTAGGCTTATATCTGAAGGATTTTGGGACAAATGGCAATTCCCCAATTGCACAGGTGCTATTGATGGGAAGCACGTAAGAATAAGAGCCCCTGAAAATAGTGGGTCGTTGTATTTTAATTATAAGGAGTATTACTCAATTGTTCTTCTGGCTATTGTAGATCATAATTACAAGTTCATTGCAGTAGATGTTGGCCCTTATAGCAAAGAAGGAGATAGTGGAATATTACAAAAGTCTACAATGGAAAAACAAATCATGAAAAACGAATTTAATTTTCCAGAACCAAAAAATCTACCAAATTCGAACATAATATTACCCCATTTTTTAGATGgagatgaaattttgtttcattacgGGGAACAGGAGGGTTTTCGAACAGCAACAGACTTGATATTAGAGTAA